The window gacctgtttGAGGGGGCTCATAAGGAAACAAATACCATAAAAACAAGAACAGATACTAGCATTAAAAACAAATCATCCCTGTCTGGAGAGTGAAACATACCCAAGTATTACAACATTTAAGTATGAATTATTAAACCATGATAAATGTCTTCTACTAGGGTGAAACAAAGTTCCTGTTAACAGTACGGGTGGGCTTATATTTCTTCTCCAACCAGCTAAACATTGGTTAAAATTCATAGTGCATTTCATATAAATGCAATTCCATACAAGCATTGAGGTTTTTAAATATTGGATTATCTTGCTTATTTATTGGCCCAGCAGCAAAGGAAAAGGTTAGAAACGTATTGGCATTGTTCAGATTCCTTAAAGTATTTCTTTCCCCTTGAGAACTAGTATAAAGCAATCTCAAGACTGGTACAAAGACTGGGCATGGTGATTGTGAAAATATACTTGATAATACTTTGCGTCTGAGGTCAGTCCTTATGGTCAGCCAGGGGAAGCCCTTCAGACTTCACATAAATATGGTGAAAGTGTGTGGGAAAATACTGCTGTTTCAGTattccagtaatttcagaagtAGTGTTGGCTGTCCTCTGTAGTAAAAGGAACAAAAATCTAAATAAAAGTGCTATGTCTTTCTGCAGCAGCAAAGTATCTCGTGACACACTGTACGAAGCAGTGAAAGAAGTCCTTCAAGGGAGTCAGGCAAAGCCACGCAAGTAAGAAGTTTGACTTTCTCTACACCAGGAAAGCTGTAGACAGAATTTAGCCTGATGCTGTTCAGAGTGTTGAGCAAAACTGCATTATGGAGAATTGCATACTGGGGGATTATTAGAAATGGGTAAGAAGGGGAAGCCTAGTACACAGCTTCTTTGGCCATGAAGGGGGATAAGAAGGAAACTGGTGGCTGCCTAAACATCCTCCCATGTTTCTAGCAGAGGGTCACTTGAGTGTCAGTGTCATTTTTACAGAAACATACAGGCCACCAATTGTTTGATCATCTTGCTGTGCTCTCTTTTGTCATTCTTGTGTGCTCTGTTCAGAGGTATTAGAAAGTATAAGTAGCGTGTGATCAGCTTCTAGCTTCTCTCTCTTGATACATTCATGTAGAGGCATGCCGTCTCTGTCAGGGAGGGCCCCTGCTCAATCTCTGTAGCCAGCAAAGTATTTCAGCTGTCTTCTGCAGGTGACAGGGAAAGGACAGCTGTGGCTCATACAGTAGGACACATGGGCAGCTGCTAGCCTGAGAATGCAAAGTTTAGAACTCAGTGAAGTGGCGGGGCATAACCTAGGAGAGAGGAGTATAAGTGATGCAGCATCACCTACAGCTTTATTTGTATTGCTGAATTAATAACAACTAGAAACTTTTTGTGGGCAATGTGAGTATTCACATTTCTTCTCTAGGAGTAATTACATTTTGGCTTCAAATAGCAGTAGAGGCTCCCTTTTCTTTAGTATGCATTACACACTGTcccttttaaatgttttgattTATTCCTGGCTTTTCTCAAGTATGCATCATTCGAAAGGAGTGGGAGTAGCCAGTGCCTGATAATCAAATCTTAACATTAAATAGAAAACAAAAGATTCTTGGTAATCTAATGTGGTCATCAAGTTGCAGGAGTGAGGAAAGAATTAGCATCTTGttcatttcccctttcccccacaatgggttGTGCTGCTGATTTGTCTCAAGTTTATTGCCATGTCTGTTTTTTAGGTTCTTGGAGTCTGTGGAATTGCAGATCAGTCTGAAAAACTATGACCCGCAAAAGGACAAGCGATTTTCCGGAACTGTCAGGTTTGGCACTGTTCCTGTCTCAcccagccttcagtttgcacCCGTCTCCCTGTTGAAAGACTTTTAAATGTAGTCTGTCCATTATGGATTATATTGACTGCTAAAGAACCAGGCAGCTGGGTGTAATGCTGGATTGCTTGGGTAGTTCAGCTCCTCCCACTGCAGTGAGTGTGGCTGAACGGACCCCTACCCTGGGTCTTAAAACatgaggggaggtgtggggaaGCTCTTCTGCTGATCCCACCGACCAATTTTAAGAAGCCAGACTAAACGCTGGGGGATGAAGACTTGTTACGTGGCTGTGGTAAGGTCCTTCAGCTGTGGCTTTGTGTATTCTTCTCACAGTTTGCATTGCTCAGAGAGATTGTGTGCTGACCTATCCATACTATCACCTTTCCTCCCTACAGGCTCAAGTCTGCTCCACGGCCCAAGTTCTCAATCTGTGTACTAGGGGACCAGCAGCACTGTGATGAGGCCAAAGCAGTGGACATCCCTCACATGGACATAGAGGCTCTGAAGAAACTCAATAAGAACAAGAAACTGGTGAAAAAGCTGGGTAAGCAAAATTAGAGCGAGATTTTTTGAAGTATGTTCCCTGTATAGTTCATGCCTCTTTTGGGTCTAGGGAAAAATATGGCACTTTTTGCTTGGAGcttcagcagaaaaaaaatgcaaaggTTCCAGAATGTAGCATATTGTGAACTGAGTGCTGTTTTTGCCTCTGGAGGCATATTTTAGCACGCACGTGGTCTTCTGAGCAGAGCCATTTTGGTCACGGGGGACACTGTGTTAAATAAATGGTATTACAAGGGGATCAGACAGTTTGTTGGAGGTTTTAAATCGGTGGTGTTAGCCATAGTAACTAAAGggatctccacacacacacacacacacacacacacagaggcctctgcataccagtgctgggaggtaAGACaagaggaaggccttggccccCTCTGACCTGTTTGCTGGCCCTCTGGGTCGACTGACCGACTGCTGTGCAAAGCAGGATATTGGGCTGGAGAGATTATGGGTCTGATCCATCAGGcctgtgtttatatttttatgttcATGGTCTACTTTTGAGTTTAGCTTACATTCGGATAGAAGCCATCTGAATTTGCTAGAATGCAAACTACTAATCCAAGACAGGATTCTATTGGATATGAACACCTTCATTTTGGTAGCTTTTGAAGGCATTTGCAATCTTTTTCACAAAGTTCAAGGTAAGCCTCAATCTAAGAACTGTATattaatctctttttaaacagCCAAGAAATATGATGCTTTCCTGGCCTCGGAATCCCTGATTAAGCAGATTCCTCGAATCCTAGGCCCAGGGCTGAACAAAGCTGGCAAGTTCCCTTCTCTTCTCACTCACAATGAAAACATGGTGGCCAAGGCTGATGAGGTCAAGTCCACTATCAAGTTTCAAATGAAAAAGGTAAAAAACCTCAAAAACACCCAACTTCTGATGGTGGGTCCCTGCACGAAAAAGGAAGAACTCGTGAGATTTCTACTGACAGGAGAGAAAGGGCAAAGTGATTTCTCCTGGTTTCCAATTCTCATTGCATCCAAGAGGGCTGCATAGCTTTTTGTTCACCCAAATCTCAAAGCTTACTGTATTCTGGAGGTCTCGGGATGCTGCTGGAAAGCAAGTGGATAGGAAAGGACTGCATCCTTACTCCATAGGATTCAAGTTAAGGAACCTATAAACAAGTCCGTTGTCTGTGAGGaacagagagagatttgattccGCCTAATCCTGCCCTCAAAAGGTGGCACTGAGAAGTGTAAAGCATAGTGAGCTAGCCTATGAATTTAGCTGCCCAGATAGACTATGTCTCAGGGGCATCTCTTTCTGCCAAACAGGTAAATTTGCTTTTTTCCTAGGATTAGGGAATTGTAGGGAACTATCTGTCCAGTAGTCACATGTTAGATAGAACTGTGAACGGATATCCAAGGAGAAGTTTCAGTAGGTGTTCCTGTAACACAGCCTTAACTGGCGAGCTTCATCTTGGAAAACAGGCTGATTGATTCCTTGGAGTTCAGTTTGCCATAGCCGTTAGCTTCTGGTTATTCTGTCCTTTCAGTTAAGCTACAAATGGTGTTACTCTTAGTTCACTTACATCAGTAAAACTGATTTTTATTCTAGTAAAACTCCCCTAGTAAATGACATTCCAGCTCATCTCTGAGCAGCGTAGTCAGTTTTTTATTGATTATGCTACTCTGGATATGATGAGATAACAGATGGAATGGCTTGTCCTTTTCGGTTCCATATTTTCTCTTGCCCTTCCCTTTTCCTAGCCCCTCCTTCCCGGTCTGCTACTGTGGacatttgctgggtgaccttgggccagtcattctcaacctaacctatatCACAGGTTTGCTGTTTAAGCCTCTGGGCCCCACTGGAGTGAAAAGCACGGTTTAAATGCATCTTTGTTTATACGACTTAACCAGCGGGTATTTTGCTCTGACCTTCCAGGTGCTGTGTCTGGCTGTGGCAGTTGGCCACGTGAAGCTGACTGAGGATGAATTAGTGTACAACATTCACCTGGCCATCAACTTCCTGGTATCACTGTTGAAGAAAAACTGGCAAAACGTGCGGGCCTTGTACATCAAGAGCACCATGGGGAAACCTCAGCGTCTATACTGATGAGAATATAATTGTTTTTCACTAGTTTACTCTGTGTGTGGTTTCTGGTTTAATAAATTCCTGGCCCCTGGTATTTTTGAACAGTTGTCTGTTTCTATTATGCTGAGGTCTGTCTGCATATCATTACCATTAGGTTAAAGGAGCCATATGCATGACAGTTGAAAAAACAAGTTTGGTTATCAGTCCAGAGACAAGGACTTTACAGTATAAAGATCCTTGCCAAATAAGAGTTCTTTGATTGTCAGCAGTAAAGCTAGGAGCTGAGGTTAGAAGAACTTGCAGCCAAACCATACTGAGATGCACGTAGGCTGCCCCATCAAAAAACATGGGAGAATGGGATaaatatagagcagaaccacaagtgacaaaaggcacagattggacacttgtcagcttccctcaagttttgatgggaaatgtaggcagtttggcggaatgttggacaagtgacagttgaaaagtccattggacagcagtcagagagcgaagctgcgagaccaggatgcctacatttcccatcaaaacttgagggaagcagacaagtgtccaatctgtgccttttgtcacttgtggttctgctcatagttgcCACCCAAGAAGTGCACTGGAATTGGGAAGTGCACTGGAATTGTGGAAGGTGCACACGTTCCTCCCTGCCCATCTTTCTAGCCTTTGGAAGGATCATTCCTGGGGTTGTGCTACCTGTGTCAGATACACCATTCAGGTCCTCTCTCTCATGTCAGAGGCACTGCACTGaggcaagagggagggagagcaatGTTTTGTCTTTCCTTCTCTGCTGATACACTCTCGGCCTGCTCAAGGCTCCTGTGACCCCAGAAATAATCGTTCCGTGTGCTGGAAAGGGCTGCAGGAGCCGAGAAGCTCTCTAAAATAAATTTCACGAACTCATCAGTAGATACAAAACATCTAATGGCTGTGTGTTACAGAACAGAAAGAGGTACAGCACTAGGATTTTAATAATGGTATCCATTAAAGATCCATCTGTGAACAGGAACAAAATAAATTGAGTGAAGGGGGAACATTCTGCCCTTTTTAATCAGATTtctacttttctttttaaactgggTATCTGTTGTACCAGGTTACCAACATACTGAGAAATTggtatctctgtgtgtgtgagagaaatgcagaggagttagctgtgttagtctgtggtagcaaaatcaaaaagagtccagtagcacctttaagactaaccaattttattgtagcataagctttcgagaatcaagttctcttcgtcagatgcatggtacagaaactggtgcTCTGGTGGATCTGATGCTTACCTCTTGTAGTTCATCCATTTGAATAAATCCTGTGAGGGAGCAAAAACTTCAGATCTACCACTAGAGGGAGTGTTAATTCTACTCTGGTATTTTCCTGCCAGCAGCCACAATGAACACTCTGAGGTATGTACAAGGATAATCCTTCATTTAGTCACAATTCAGGATATGATGGTGATTTTTCTGAACAAAAATTGGTAGTTGGAAGATTTATTTCATTGGAATAAATTTACTAAATTTATCTATCTGAGAGGAGTGTTCTCTGCAAGAAACATTTTTCTGATTCCATGTGTCAAGTGGAAGCGGCTTGTCAGCAGGCACTCTGAAGCATATATTTCCATCCCATGAAGTATCCATATATAACAGCTCCGATGGTTGGTTGTATTAGCATTTAGAAATAGTGTTTTGTGGGAACATGGGgcatttctttgctgttccttagatCTATTTTAAAATAGAATTTTGCTGCAACGAAAGTGCTATTAGGAAAAATACACAAACTATACACTTGAACAATCACATGTATACCATCTGGTTCACCTTTGGACCAGTTAACAATGGATACTGACAGGATGCTGGCATCCATGAAGGCCATCTGCGCATTGGCTCCTTTtccatcctggctgctaaaatcttgtaagGACCACATACATAAGCCCTTGAGGACAATCATAAATCTGTCGCTAattcagggcaccttccctcagctgCCCAAAATTGACAGTTATCCACTCTActtatccctagacaaaaatgacatgaccaatccccccccccccccgccccttcttgACCTTTCTGAGCAAAGTGACAGAGCAGGAGCAGACTAACTCCTGCTCTGCTTGGATCACTCTCGTCCTTTGGACTCGGATTTGGTCTGGACTCAGGCCAGGATATGGGATGGAGacttctggtggctttagttgatgttCTCCCCCTGGATATAGAcgaggccatgcttctttgttgttccttctggatctatctgcatcCTTCAATACAGTAGACCACGCCATCTGAAGTTTTGGGAGGCAGAAGTGGattatcaagggatgtgccttgtactggtttaaattgtttctcatgaaaTGGACTGGTATCCAATGGCTATTGGATACCAGCTATTTCCAGAATGAGAACTATCTTGCAAggttctgcagggcacaatcttatcccccatgttattcaaaaggcctttaggagaattcatttgTAGATACTGAATTGGatgctatcaatatgcagatgacactcagctca of the Eublepharis macularius isolate TG4126 chromosome 5, MPM_Emac_v1.0, whole genome shotgun sequence genome contains:
- the RPL10A gene encoding 60S ribosomal protein L10a, which codes for MSSKVSRDTLYEAVKEVLQGSQAKPRKFLESVELQISLKNYDPQKDKRFSGTVRLKSAPRPKFSICVLGDQQHCDEAKAVDIPHMDIEALKKLNKNKKLVKKLAKKYDAFLASESLIKQIPRILGPGLNKAGKFPSLLTHNENMVAKADEVKSTIKFQMKKVLCLAVAVGHVKLTEDELVYNIHLAINFLVSLLKKNWQNVRALYIKSTMGKPQRLY